The Paenibacillus amylolyticus genome contains the following window.
CAGCAGGGTGCCGAGAACGCCAACATTATCGCCTTTGATGTGGAGTTCAATCTGAATCCATATTCCATGGAGGCGATGCAGCATATTCCGGATCTGCGGGTTACTGCGGAACAGGCGCTTCAAGATGCTGGTGTAGCCAATGTGGACAGTCAGGTCTGGATCGATGGTCAGACGGCTGAGCAATATGATATTGAGATGGCAGGGGAACGGGATGCCAAGATCATTATTCCAGTGGTCATCGGCATGATTACATTGTTGCTGCTATTATACTTGCGTTCCGTTGTAGCCACAGCGTACCTGATTGCAACGGTTGTTCTCTCGTATTTCTCTGCACTGGGTCTGGGTTGGATCATCATTCACTATGGACTTGGCGCAGATGCCATTCAGGGAGCGATTCCGCTGTATTCCTTCGTATTCCTGGTGGCATTGGGTGAAGACTACAACATTTTCATGATCTCAAGTATCTGGCAAAAACGCAAAACGATGCCGCTTCGTCAAGCGATCAGAGAAGGTGTTGGCGAGACCAGTTCGGTTATTACATCTGCAGGTCTGATCTTGGCCGGAACGTTTGCCGTACTTGCTACATTGCCGATTCAGGTGTTGGTGCAGTTTGGTATTATTACAGCCGTTGGTGTGCTGTTGGATACCTTCCTGGTTCGCCCGTTCATGGTGCCGGCAATTACTACATTGCTAGGCAAATGGGCTTTCTGGCCAGGCAAGTATGTACCGATTGCGGAGAAGAATGAGAAAAAACAGAAACAGAACCAGAAACAAAACCAGTCCATGTAATGCATGGATGGGGTGAGATGGACGGCGGGGCTTCAAACCTGCTGTCCATTTCTTATTTTTATAACCATGAGAGTAGAGCAGTGTGTCCTCCTGAGATGGAATGGTGGAACTGTAAAATATCCGCAGGATGAGGCGTGATCCTTGTTTTCTTTGCATAGGGAAGGTTTACGTAGCCAAGGGTTATGGGACATAATAGAGATAGCGTCGGCTTAGGGCAGACGGATGAATCAACATCAATGGGATAACCAGGGGGAAGGATGAAAGCAAGTATGACGAACCAACTTAATGTGTATTTCAACCATGACGGCGGCGTAGATGACCTCGTATCGCTGTTCATGCTTCTGCAAATGGACAATGTACATGTAACCGGGGTATCGGTTATTCCGGCAGACGGATATCTGGAGCCAGCAACAGATGCCAGCCGTAAAATCATCGATCGTTTCGGTACATATTCCGTAGAGGTATCCAAATCCAACTCCAGAGGAAAAAATCCATTCCCTCCGGCGTGGAGATTGCATTCCTTCTATGTAGATGCACTTCCTGTACTGAACGAATCCGGCAAAATGGAAGCGCCACTCTCTGCCATTCCGGCACACCAGCATCTGATCGAGAAAGTGCGCAATACCGAAGGCAAAACGTTGCTCCTGTTCACAGGCCCGCTGACTGACCTTGCGCGTGCACTGGACGAAGCACCAGACATTGAAGAGAAAATCGACAAACTGGTATGGATGGGCGGCACATTCGAGCGTGGTAATGTAGAAGAGCCTGAGCATGACGGCACAGCGGAATGGAACGTATTCTGGGACCCGGAAGCGGCTTACCGTGTATGGCAGAGTGGCATCCAGATCGATCTGGTTGCACTGGAAAGCACGAACAAAGTACCTCTGACTCCAGCCGTTCGTAACCGTTGGGCAGCAGAGCGTCGCTTCGAAGGCGTGGACTTCCTGGGGAACTGTTACGCAGGTTGTCCGCCACTGGTGTACAGTGAGACAAATTCCACGTATTATCTGTGGGATGTGCTGACAACGGCTTCCGTTGGACGCGAGGACATCGTGAAGAAGAAAACGGTCAACTGTATTGTCATTCCGGATGGTCCTAGCCAGGGCCGCACGGTGGAGCAAGCAGACGGACGTCCAGTACAACTGGTGTATGATACCGATCCGGAAGCGTTCTTTACGTACATGACGGATTTGGGTAAAAAGCTGCTCCGCAGCGCTACTAATTCAGGCAGCCGTTAGGCCTGCCATCCTTCGAGGTATACCAAAAATAAAGCCGCAGGCAGTGATCTGGATATGGGGTTAACCCCCATGATCCCTTCCCTGCCGTGCGGCTTTTTTGTTGTGGGCTGACATCAACAATCTAGCTGCCCGCTATATTTTAAATCGACTTATCAATCCGTTCAGCTCACTGGACAGTACCCGCAGAGATTCTGCGGATGCGTGCATCTCATCCATGGATTGCAGCTGACTTCCGGTAGCATGCGACACCTGCTGGATACTTGAAGAGGATTCACGCGAGATATGTTCCATATCCTCCACGGAAGCAGATACTTCTTCAGCACTGGCAGACAGCTGTTCGGATGCTGCGGATACTTCGTGCAGCCGTTCATTGATCGTCTCAATTCCGGTATGGATGGAAGTGAACGAGCGGCCTGCCTCCTGCACGACAGTGAGACCGGACTGGACTGCGGATGTGCTGGCTGACATATGTTCCGACAACAGGGCAGTTTGGCGTGTCATCTCGGCAATCAGTTCGGTTACATGCTGGGACGATTGCTCCGATTCCCCCGCAAGTTTGCGAACCTCTGATGCAACCACTGCGAACCCGCTGCCATATTCTCCTGCACGAGCCGCTTCGATGCTCGCATTAAGTGCGAGCAGATTGGTCTGGGAAGCGATCCCCTTCATTAGATGTGCCACCGACTCAATTTTATCAGAGTACTGCTCTAGCTGAGTGGTGGAGGCTACCATCTGCACGTTCGCCTGATGAATTTTGTCCATGCTATCCATTGCCGTGTTAATGTTGGCCTGACCTTGCACGGCATTATTGGTCGTTTCCTGAGAAACATCCGCAACCATTGAAGAAGAATTCGCAATATGCTGCATGCTGCGCGTAATCTCTTCCATGGCTACGGTGACTTCGCCTGCTCGTGCCACCTGTTCGGCAGCTCCACTGGCCGTATGAGTGGTATGCTCGGCAATACGCTGACTCGCTTCGGCGGTCGTCTGCGAATGTTTTGATACACCTTCTGCAGCCTGTAGCAGAGAATCGGAGCTTTGGCGGATACCTGTCATGACATCTCGGGTACCTGTAACCAGATGTTTAAACTCCGAAGCAAGTTGTCCCACCTCGTCCTTTCGTCCAAGTTCGACGTTGACGGTCAGGTCCCCTTTTCCCACTTCAGCAATTAACTTTTTCAGCTTCACCAACGGTCGAGTCAAGTAGTGAGCGAATCCATATACGAGCAAAACACTGAGCAGCACAATAGCCAAAGCCGTCCAGATCATGGTCATACGGTTGCGAGACATCAGTTCATACACCGCAGTGGAGTCCAGATCCGCACCGACTAACCCCAGCACTTTCCCGTCAGCCCCATGGATGGGCACATACGCTGTAATGGTAGCTCCATAGTCATCCTGGGTGAGTTCGCCTCGAATAGGTTCATTCTGCTCAAAAGCCTGTAACATACCCTCGTAAAGGGTCTCTTCTGCGGAACCGTAAGGGGAGAAGTCATCTTCTGCCACATCGGCAGCTGCTCCATCCACAACGTAGAAATATGTAGCTGCCCCATTTACTTCGCGTGTACCGAGTGTGTACAGATACTTGAGTCCATTGGCCTCCCGCAGCTGGCTGAGCTGCTCACGCAATGTGCCATAATACGCTGTTTCGTTCTGTCCTGTACTGAGTGGTGCGTACAGGGAGGTATCAATCAATGCTGCTGCCCGTTCGGCCACAGCCTGTGCCTGCATGCCCATGGACTGCTCGACCAGTTGGGCCGATGAACGGTACATCGTAATGCCAAGAACCGCACCCGCGGCCAGCATCAGACAGGAAAAGAATAAAAAGATCCGCATAAACAAACTGTTCATTGGTAAAAGTGTTCCCCCTTGATCTGTTGAATCGATCGTCTCTTTCTCTCTTTATGTGGTGCTTGTCGTTCTTCTTTGGTTCCTATGTATGGTATATCAGATATACACTTTTCTACTTGAAGTATCGGCATCTGGGCAATAAAGAATTAGCCCCCGAGTCAATTTGATTCGGGAGCCGGTTTCGTTTCAATACGGTTCAGTTTAGTATAACGTCATTACATCGTTCCGCCGCCCTGGCGAACAGAGGCAGGAATCTTCTCAGGTCCCTGATTAATATATCTATTGATAAAAGTACCGACTTTGGCATCATCGAATTGATCGAGCTTCATCGTTTTGGTCCAAGCGGTCACGACGACTTCACTGCCTTCGGGAATGTCCTTGTTGGGCACGGCCAGTATACCTGCTCCGGCTTCACGGAATTTGACGAGGTATTTCAGATGCTCCTTCAAGTCCTCGCTTGCATTCTCACGATAATAGATGATGATATCCCCATGCTCCAGATTGTGCACCAGATAATTATAGCCCGGGAAGTCGGTGTAAAATCCAAACTTGATATCATGCGGATTATGGGGCCCAGAAGTTGGGATCTTCATTTCATACTGGATGGGGTCCTCTGTATGCTCTGCCCCATAGTATTTATCGTCCGTCACATCAATGGTCGCATCGGCATCCAGATCGGCTACATTATATTTTGTCCCTGCACCCTGCAGGAAGAACAGACCAAGCGTAACAATCGACACAGCCATCAATGAATGTGCAACCAGCCGAAGGGATCGACTTTTCTGTGGATGTCCGCCCGTTCCTTCTTTTTCATGTGGCCCAGAACTTTGCCTTGTGTGCGTGATGCCCAGATATAAGCGGCGATGGAGAACAGTAATACGATTGCACCTACGATGAGCCACAGGTAGGAAGTACCTGCCTCGTGTTCCATTTGCATATGATTCATATGAGTCATGTCCATAGAGAGTTCCTCTGCTTTCTTCGTAAAATGAATGATCAATACACTACATGACGTAGTGTTGATGGCAATATTAAATGATCTCATGATGTAAACGCGCGTTGCTGAATCGGTTTGTTACGTAAATAAGAACATACCTATTGCACTACACATTATAGTGTATGAAATATGCCCAGCGCAACGATGTCTTAGAAAACATAAAAAAGACCTTCCCGGCGTGAGCAGGGAAAGCCTAGTATGAATCTAAAGATTTACACGAAAACGTAGAGGACAGAAAGAACCTGAAGAAGCAGAAGCGTTCGCCTTTATCTCCAGATTTTCACCTTTGTAAAAGTGAATAAAAAAATCTGGAGATAACAGCGATCGGAAGGTTGTTCTGTCATCGAAGTAACAAGCGTAAATCAGCTTTATTCCAATTAAACGCGTTTACAGACGGCCAAACGGTGACATCATCAATCCGATCAG
Protein-coding sequences here:
- a CDS encoding nucleoside hydrolase, translated to MTNQLNVYFNHDGGVDDLVSLFMLLQMDNVHVTGVSVIPADGYLEPATDASRKIIDRFGTYSVEVSKSNSRGKNPFPPAWRLHSFYVDALPVLNESGKMEAPLSAIPAHQHLIEKVRNTEGKTLLLFTGPLTDLARALDEAPDIEEKIDKLVWMGGTFERGNVEEPEHDGTAEWNVFWDPEAAYRVWQSGIQIDLVALESTNKVPLTPAVRNRWAAERRFEGVDFLGNCYAGCPPLVYSETNSTYYLWDVLTTASVGREDIVKKKTVNCIVIPDGPSQGRTVEQADGRPVQLVYDTDPEAFFTYMTDLGKKLLRSATNSGSR
- a CDS encoding methyl-accepting chemotaxis protein — protein: MNSLFMRIFLFFSCLMLAAGAVLGITMYRSSAQLVEQSMGMQAQAVAERAAALIDTSLYAPLSTGQNETAYYGTLREQLSQLREANGLKYLYTLGTREVNGAATYFYVVDGAAADVAEDDFSPYGSAEETLYEGMLQAFEQNEPIRGELTQDDYGATITAYVPIHGADGKVLGLVGADLDSTAVYELMSRNRMTMIWTALAIVLLSVLLVYGFAHYLTRPLVKLKKLIAEVGKGDLTVNVELGRKDEVGQLASEFKHLVTGTRDVMTGIRQSSDSLLQAAEGVSKHSQTTAEASQRIAEHTTHTASGAAEQVARAGEVTVAMEEITRSMQHIANSSSMVADVSQETTNNAVQGQANINTAMDSMDKIHQANVQMVASTTQLEQYSDKIESVAHLMKGIASQTNLLALNASIEAARAGEYGSGFAVVASEVRKLAGESEQSSQHVTELIAEMTRQTALLSEHMSASTSAVQSGLTVVQEAGRSFTSIHTGIETINERLHEVSAASEQLSASAEEVSASVEDMEHISRESSSSIQQVSHATGSQLQSMDEMHASAESLRVLSSELNGLISRFKI
- a CDS encoding DUF3105 domain-containing protein; translated protein: MAVSIVTLGLFFLQGAGTKYNVADLDADATIDVTDDKYYGAEHTEDPIQYEMKIPTSGPHNPHDIKFGFYTDFPGYNYLVHNLEHGDIIIYYRENASEDLKEHLKYLVKFREAGAGILAVPNKDIPEGSEVVVTAWTKTMKLDQFDDAKVGTFINRYINQGPEKIPASVRQGGGTM